A single region of the Pirellulales bacterium genome encodes:
- the sucD gene encoding succinate--CoA ligase subunit alpha: MSILINKNTRVLCQGITGKVGQFHTKGCLDYGTKMVGGVTPGKGGEKVLDLPVFDTVVEAVQKTGADATMIFVPPPATADAILEAIDAGIKTVIAITEGVPVLDMVHVYDVVRRSNSVLVGPNCPGVITPEECKIGIMPGHIHRKGPIGVMSRSGTLTYEAAWQLTNLGLGQSTCVGLGGDPIVGTSFIDVLKLFEADPATEAILMMGEIGGTAEEEAAAFVRDHVTKPVAAFIAGRAAPPGKRMGHAGAIISGGKGTASEKIAALEAAGIEVAQSPADMGTAMQRAIARKRR, encoded by the coding sequence ATGAGCATTCTGATCAATAAGAACACTCGCGTCCTTTGTCAGGGAATCACGGGCAAGGTTGGGCAGTTCCATACCAAGGGATGTCTGGACTACGGCACCAAGATGGTCGGCGGTGTCACACCCGGTAAAGGAGGCGAAAAGGTCCTCGATTTGCCGGTTTTCGATACCGTCGTCGAAGCGGTGCAGAAAACGGGCGCCGACGCCACGATGATCTTCGTTCCCCCGCCCGCAACGGCCGATGCCATTCTCGAAGCCATCGACGCGGGGATCAAAACCGTGATCGCGATCACCGAGGGGGTGCCGGTCTTGGATATGGTGCACGTCTACGATGTGGTGCGCCGCAGCAATTCAGTGTTGGTGGGCCCTAATTGCCCGGGCGTGATTACGCCCGAGGAGTGCAAAATCGGCATCATGCCGGGCCACATTCATCGCAAGGGGCCGATTGGCGTCATGAGCCGTTCGGGCACGCTGACGTACGAAGCCGCCTGGCAGTTGACGAACCTGGGACTCGGGCAGTCAACGTGCGTCGGTCTCGGCGGTGACCCGATCGTGGGCACGTCGTTCATCGACGTTCTTAAACTGTTCGAAGCCGACCCCGCCACCGAAGCCATTCTGATGATGGGCGAAATCGGCGGAACGGCCGAAGAAGAAGCGGCCGCCTTCGTCCGCGATCATGTCACCAAGCCCGTCGCGGCCTTTATCGCCGGGCGCGCGGCCCCTCCGGGCAAGCGCATGGGGCACGCCGGCGCCATTATTTCCGGCGGCAAGGGGACCGCCTCCGAGAAGATTGCCGCCCTGGAAGCCGCGGGCATCGAAGTGGCCCAGAGCCCGGCCGACATGGGCACCGCCATGCAGCGCGCGATTGCTCGCAAGCGCCGCTAG
- the sucC gene encoding ADP-forming succinate--CoA ligase subunit beta, whose protein sequence is MKIHEFQAKEILRKAGVAVPQGIVARSGAEAADAFRKLGGPIAVVKAQIHAGGRGKGTIKDNSKQHGVQLVRSAEEAAKVAEALLNKSLVTIQTGPEGQTIRQVLVEQGCDIARELYLGIVVDRGSHGPVLMVSSEGGMNIEDVAAKTPELIYKERFDPAVGLEGFQARKLASRLGLKGPSLASAEKFMKGLCRVFVQSDCSLAEINPLVVTGAGELLALDAKMTFDDNAMFRHKDLAELRDIGEEEPAEVRAANAGLSYVKLDGNIGCLVNGAGLAMSTMDLIKLHGGMPANFLDVGGGANVDQVTEAFRILLSDKNVKAVLVNIFGGIMRCTTIATAILAAYKTVGFSVPLVVRLEGTEVEEGRKILASSGVDIIAADGLTDAAKKVVASVA, encoded by the coding sequence ATGAAAATTCACGAATTCCAGGCCAAGGAGATTCTGCGCAAGGCGGGCGTGGCCGTGCCGCAGGGGATCGTTGCTCGTAGCGGGGCCGAAGCGGCCGATGCGTTCCGCAAGCTGGGCGGACCGATCGCGGTCGTCAAGGCGCAGATCCACGCGGGCGGCCGCGGCAAGGGAACCATCAAAGACAACTCCAAGCAGCACGGCGTGCAGTTGGTTCGTAGCGCCGAAGAAGCCGCCAAAGTCGCCGAAGCGCTACTGAACAAGTCGTTGGTCACAATCCAGACCGGCCCCGAAGGCCAGACCATTCGCCAGGTCCTGGTCGAGCAAGGCTGCGATATCGCCCGCGAGCTCTATCTGGGCATCGTGGTCGACCGTGGCTCGCACGGACCGGTGCTGATGGTTTCGAGCGAAGGGGGCATGAACATCGAGGACGTCGCGGCCAAGACGCCCGAGCTGATCTACAAGGAACGCTTCGACCCGGCCGTCGGGCTCGAAGGCTTCCAGGCCCGGAAGTTGGCCTCGCGCCTGGGCCTCAAGGGGCCCAGCCTGGCGTCGGCCGAGAAGTTCATGAAGGGCCTGTGCCGGGTTTTTGTCCAATCCGATTGCAGCCTCGCCGAGATCAACCCGCTGGTCGTTACCGGGGCCGGCGAATTGCTGGCGCTCGATGCCAAGATGACCTTCGACGACAACGCTATGTTCCGCCATAAGGACCTGGCCGAGCTACGCGACATCGGCGAAGAAGAGCCGGCCGAAGTGCGAGCTGCCAATGCAGGTCTGAGCTACGTCAAGCTCGACGGCAACATCGGCTGCCTGGTCAATGGCGCCGGTCTGGCGATGAGCACCATGGACTTGATCAAACTGCACGGCGGCATGCCGGCCAACTTCCTTGACGTGGGCGGCGGCGCCAATGTCGACCAGGTGACCGAGGCGTTCCGTATTCTGCTTTCGGACAAGAACGTAAAGGCCGTGCTAGTCAATATTTTCGGCGGCATCATGCGCTGCACGACGATCGCCACGGCGATCCTGGCCGCTTATAAGACCGTCGGCTTTAGCGTACCGCTGGTCGTGCGACTGGAAGGAACCGAGGTCGAAGAGGGGCGCAAGATTCTCGCCAGTAGCGGCGTCGACATTATCGCCGCCGACGGTTTGACCGACGCCGCCAAGAAAGTCGTCGCGTCCGTTGCATAA